In a genomic window of Cygnus atratus isolate AKBS03 ecotype Queensland, Australia chromosome 23, CAtr_DNAZoo_HiC_assembly, whole genome shotgun sequence:
- the C23H1orf216 gene encoding UPF0500 protein C1orf216 homolog codes for MFAVCLPDAPSNSPFPGGPVLGTTFPGAGGCSPDPNCNFSGEACDSNQNWSRPALGSGGAEGGENTPNLSDNLLLLTRRQTGQGGLRDAPPSAARPPEEGERSPPEGAEVGGAAGGEPASSPAEDNGYASSALSIDSPDSACGGSWDPPGDPPETEPHPEPLFPVLAEAVQHLQDKERFKEREKEKHHVQLVMYRRLALLRWIHGLQQKVVSQQNRLQESFDTILDNRKELIRCMQQGAPCPAAAAAPAL; via the coding sequence ATGTTTGCCGTCTGCCTGCCCGATGCCCCATCGAATTCCCCATTCCCAGGGGGCCCCGTGCTGGGCACAACCTtcccgggggctgggggctgcagccccgaCCCCAACTGCAACTTCTCCGGGGAGGCGTGCGACAGCAACCAGAACTGGAGCCGCCCGGCGctgggcagcggcggggccgaggGGGGCGAAAACACGCCAAATCTGTCCGACAATCTGCTGTTATTAACGCGGAGACAGACGGGTCAGGGCGGGCTTAGGGACGCCCCCCCGAGCGCAGCGCGTCCCCCCGAGGAGGGCGAGCGCAGCCCCCCCGAGGGAGCGGAGGtcgggggggcggcgggcggcgagcCCGCCAGCTCCCCCGCGGAGGACAACGGCTACGCCAGCAGCGCGCTCAGCATCGACAGCCCCGACAGCGCCTGTGGTGGCTCCTGGGACCCCCCCGGAGACCCCCCGGAGACCGAGCCCCATCCCGAGCCCCTGTTCCCGGTGCTGGCGGAGGCGGTGCAGCACCTCCAGGACAAGGAGCGCTTCAAGGAGCGGGAGAAGGAGAAGCACCACGTGCAGCTGGTGATGTACCGGCGCCTGGCCCTGCTGCGCTGGATCCACGGCCTCCAGCAGAAGGTGGTGAGCCAGCAGAACCGGCTGCAGGAGAGCTTCGACACCATCCTGGACAACCGCAAGGAGCTGATCCGCTGCATGCAGCAGGGCGCCCCGtgccccgccgccgcggccgcccccgccctctga